Sequence from the Saccharopolyspora pogona genome:
TGGTCCACTCCGTCGGTCGGGAATTCGGAACTGGACCGGAGTGTCAACCGAGATGGGCGGCGAAGCACCTCCGGAGCACTACGACCGCGTCATGCGTCCCGTCGTCCAGCGCCTGCCGAACTCGCCGTCGATCCGGCGCCACAGCCCGTCGGGGTTACCGTCGGCGATCGCTTCCGGCAGCAGGGCGGCGGGGACGTCCTGGTAAGCCACCGGGCGCAGGAACCGCTCGATCGCGTGCGTGCCCACCGAGGTGGTGCGGGAGTCCGAGGTCGCCGGGATCGGTCCACCGTGGACCATCGCGTGCCCGACCTCGACACCCGTCGGCCACCCGTCGAACAAGATCCGCCCCGCCTTCAGCGCCAGGACCGCCAGCAGCTGCGCCGCCTCTGCGTAGTCACCGCCGGTGGCGTGCCCGCGAGATCGCCCCGGCGCTGCTCGGTGAAGATCCCAGCGACATCGCCAAGATCTGGGACAAGCTCGTCTGGGCGGGGTGCGCCGAGCGCCAACGGATCAGCGCGGCTGGAATGAGCTCGGGGTAGTTCCGCTCTGCTTGCGGAACATGACGGAGAAGCCGGCCGGGGTGTCGTACGCGAGCGCCGCCGCGACCTGGGTGACGGTCCTTCCGGCGGAGAGCAGCCGGATGGCGTGGAGGACGCAAGCGCGCTGTCGCCATTGCTGGAAGCTGAGCCCGGTTTCGGCGCGGAACACCCTGTTGAATGTCCGCGCGCTGATGCCCAGGTCGGCAGCCCATTCGGCCGGTGCCTCCCGGATGTTCGGCGCGGCCTGGAACGCCTCGCAGAGGTTCCGGAGATCTGCTCGGGCGGGCAGGGGCAGGTCGAACGGAAGCGGCGCCAGGTTCCGGATTTCGTGGAGGATCAGCTCCAGCAGCGCACCGTCGCGGCCGTGCCTGTCGTATTCGGGCGGCACGTCCACCGCGGCGAGCAGGAGTTCACGCAGCAGCGGTGAGACGTCCACGACCCGACAGCGCGGCGGGAACCACGGCACGGCGGACGGTTCGAGGTAGAGGCTGCGAGTGCTGACGTCGTCCATCAGCACTTGGTGGTCCGTGCCCGGCGGGATCAGCACTGCTCGGCGGGGCGGGACCGTCCAGCTGCCGTCGGCCGTCTCGACTTGCATGGTCCCGGTCGCCCCGTAGAGGAGCTGCGCGCGGCGGTGCCGGTGGAACGCCAGCAGGTGCCGGGGCGGGTAGTCGGTCCCGATCGCTAGGACGGCGCGGTCGATCCAGTCCACCTCGTCCACCGGCACGTTCCGCATCGCACCACGCTAACCCAACCTTTGGCGCGAACTCGAATGAAAGTGGCGTGGCATCGATAGTGCGCCATCCAGTGGGGGCCTACCGTGGCCGTGTGCTCGTCTCCTTCCTCGTGCTGCTCGGATTCGGCTGCCTGACCGGCGTGACCACGGTCCTGTTCGGATTCGGCGGCGGCTTCATCATCGTCCCGGTCGTGTTCGCGGTCGTCGCCGCCACGACCGGTGCCGACGCGATGCACACCGCCGTGGCGACCTCGACCGCGGTGATGATCGTCAACGCGTCATCCGCGACCATCGCCCAGGCCCGGTCCGGTCGCCTGCACGGGGATCAACTCCACCCGCTGATCGAATTCATCGCCCTCGGCGCGGTGATCGGAGCGGTAGCCGCGAACTGGGCACCCGACTCCGTCTTGCACGTCCTGTTCATCGTCTACCTCGCGATCACCATCGTCGACAGCATCGCCCGAAGTGGATTCCTCGACAACGCCCGGCGCCAGGGTTCGGGCGGGAAACCGCTCGGCAGGGTCGCCTCGACCCTCGGTGGGATGGGGATCGGTGCGGTCGCCAGTTTCCTCGGCGTCGGCGGGAGCGTCATGACGGTGCCGCTGCTCCGGCGCAGGGGGCTCCCCATGGCCGATGCCGCCGCGATGGCGAACCCGCTCAGCATCCCCGTAGCGGTCGCGGGAACCGCCGTGTACGCCCTCGCCACGCCGGCCGCCGCCTACCCCGGTCAGCTCGGCCACGTCAACTTCGTCGTCGCGGCGGCCCTGCTCTGCGGCTCCCTGCCGACGATCGCGCTCACCAAACGAGTCGTCGGGAAGATCCCCGACCGCATCCACGCGATCGCCTACCTCGTCCTCCTAGTGATCGTCCTCATCGCGATGATCGCGACTGCGCTCCGCTGAACAGCGACCGAGCGCGAGGTACGGAGTGCCCGTTGGGGCCGCAGTTCCAATTGAAACCGGAGGACAGCGTGACCAGTCCACTTCGGACTCGGAATGGGCCTCGTGCTCGTCGGACAGCCCGACAGTGCGGGGGCTGAGCTCCGAGTGACGAGCCTTGGGGAACTTGCCCAGCTCCTTGGGTGCGCGTTCCTGCCGCCTTCTGCCAAGCAAGTTGGCGAAAGGTGCCCTTTTCCTACGTGGCTTGGCGCTGACCTGGGAAAACGCTGGTCACGGGTGGTGTGACCGGCGTTTTGGTCATGCATAGTCTATACGCTGCTGATCTGCTGTTATTGATCGGGAACTTAAGGGTGTGATCTTCGTTGGTCTGGCATGATCGCTGGTGTGCGGGATGCGCGGAGGTTATCGCCTGAGGCGCAGGAGGATCTGCGGCGTAGGGTGGTCGCGGCTGTCCATGGTGGGATGACGCAGGTCGAGGCGGCGCGGGTGTTCGCGGTAGCGCCGCAGTCGGTGTCCAGATGGGTGCAGGTGTGGCGGAAACAGGGTTCGAAGGGTCTTGACGGGCGTCGGCGGGGTCGCAGGCCTGGTGAGCAGAAAGCGTTGAGTGCCCGCCGGCAGCGCAAGCTGCGGTATGCGGTGGCCGAGCACACCCCGGCCACGTTCGGGCTGGCTGGGGTGGTGTGGACCCGCAAGGCGGTGGCCGAGTTGATCCGGGTGCGGCACGGCGTCGTGTTGAGTTTGCGCACCGTCGGCAACTATCTGCGTTCCTGGGGATTGTCGCCGCAGAAACCGATCCGCAGGGCCTACGAGCAGGACCCCGAGGCCGTGCGCCGATGGCTGGAGGAGGACTATCCGGCCATCGCCGCCCGCGCCCGCCGCGAGGGCGCGGTGATCTTGTGGCTGGACCAGACCGGGATCCGCTCGGATGCCGCAGTGGGCCGGACCTGGGCACCGGTCGGCCAATCACCGGTGGTGGGCAAGACCGGCAAACGGTTCAGCGTGAACGCCATGTGCGCGATCGGTAACAAGGGCGAGCTGTACTTCACCGTCTACACCGGCTCGTTCAACGCCAGCGTGTTCGTGCCGTTCCTGGACCGGCTGACCCGTCACCTGGATCGTAAGGTCCACCTGATCGTCGACGGTCATCCTGTCCACCTGCCGGTCAGGGAGTGCTGATACCGCCCGCCGTACTCCCTGACCGGTTCCCTAACCAATTCGACGAAGTGAGTTCGTGTGTCCATTGCGGAACAAGCAGGGCAGTTGCAGGCATTGTCCGAACAGGTCCCGGTGAATGCCGCGCAGGAATTAAAGGGACAACTCGAAGGAATTCAGCAGCAGGTGGCCGGAATTCTCGGCGACACCGCCACAGCTCAAGAGCTGCACGGGCAGATCGGCGCTGTGTCGAATGAGATCAACCAGCTTGCGGCCGGTCTTGAGCAACTCCGTTTGATGATCGTCGAGAAGGCCCCCTACCACCAGCAAGGATGAGCGGTGAGACGGTCGGCGACCGGGCGGAGCAACTTCGGTCCGCCGCCAAGTCCGTACCTCTTGGGGCAGCGAATCAGCTCTGCGACGAGCTCGAAGCGGTTCGGGATCAGGTCGCCGAAATCACCGGTCCGGATTCCGACATCATCGGGCAGACACAGCACCTGATTACGGCGGGAACCGACATCGTTCGTGGGTTGGTCCTGCTCCGGAAGAAGATCGAGGAAGCGGCGCAACACCAACAGGGCGGCGGAGGTGCGAGCGGTACGGACGGCGGGAGCGCTGCGCCGCCCGCCGCACCAGCACCAACACCAGCCAAACGGGAGCAACCGACTCAGAAGACGGTCGCCGAAGAGGAGGGAGGAACACGGTCGTTCCCTTCGTTCACTGCGGCGAAACGAGCGCTCGGCCCGAAACCGGGACACGAATTGCACCACATCGTGGAGCAATCGCAGTCCAAGGAAAACCGCAGCGGGTTTTCCACGGAACGGATCAACACCACCGACAACATGATCTGGTTGCCCGTCCCGGTGCACCGTAGGATCAGCGCCCGGTACTCGCGGAAGCTCCGGGACAGCGACATGACTCTCAGGGACGCCATGAACGGCATGAGTTGGGAAGAGCAGTACAGAAGGGGCCTGCGGGCGGTGCGGCGGGCGTTCAAGGAGGTTCAAGACGATGACCAGCGATGAAGCGCTGACGCAGGCGCAGGAGGACTTCTGCGCCCACGTCCGCGCAGGAGAGGCGGCGCTGAAGGGGGACGAGCCGAGCGTCGCCGAAGCGGACCGGCACACCGACGCCACCAATGCCCAGGTCGCGGAGTGGGACAAGCAGGGGATCACGGCCGCTGTCCTCCTGCCGCTACTCGCGCAGGACCAGGCGCCGGCGATCCGGTGCGCCGCCGCGACTTACCTCCTGAACCGGGGGCACGAGACCGAAGCGCTCCCGGCGCTCGAAGCGCTCGCGGACGATGACGAGATCGGGCTCGTCGCTGACGACGCCGACATGGCGATCGTGCAGTGGCGACGCAAACAAGCCGACCAGACCAAGCAGTAGAGCAGTCAGAGCCGAACCGCCCCGGTGCAGCGACGTCGGGGCGGTTCGGTATGTACGGACGGCTGGTGCGCCCCGTCGCGAAACCCCGGCAAAGTTGACGTCACAGCTTGCCGAGTAGGTTACGCGGGTCGTCGTCCGGGTCGACCGGAGTCAACGTCCGGGCACGCCGACAGCGACCACGATCCTGCGCCTCGTCGGCACGTTCCAGCTCCCAGCGCAACCGCTGACGGTCCAATGCGGACAGTCCGAAGCGTTGTCCCTGAAGGCGGATCTCTGCGGCAAGAGCGATCTTGTCCCGCACCCAGTCGACCCGCCAATACGAGTCGACCAGGTCCGCGAGCATGAATAGCCCGTGGCGATCGCTGTCGTCGTACTGCGCGGCCATTGGAGACGCCCACAGGTCCAGCCAGAACTGTACCGTGCGCGCATCCCACGGGAGATCCCGCTTCGGGAGCTCCGGCGTGGTCACGTCGTGCTCACGCGGCAGTGTCGCCCACTGCTTGACCGAACGCGGTCCCTTCTTCTGCGGCCCGTTTCGGGACGGGAGTGGACCCGGCATCGGCAACTCCTTTCGGATCATGGAACCTTCGCACGGATCAATCAGCAGAACCGGCGCGGGAGGCTGACCAGGGGAAACGGGGTCAGTGCCCACGCCTTCGCCTCTAGATTCCCGCTTCTTGGCCGTGAGATCGACGGAGACGGCCGTTCCCGCGTCTCTGATGGTGCCGGGCGCGCCGTCCGGGTTGAACGCCTGAGCGTCACGTGCCGCTCCGGCGCTGAGCTTCTGCCCGGCGAACGGGTTGCTGACGGCGTTCTTGACCGCGCCGACGTGGGTGTCCCGCTTGACCTTGGTCGGCCCGTCGGCGAGGTCGAGCCGGTATCCGGCGCGTAGCCACGCGGCGAACCGGCCGAGCGGGTCGTCTGGGCGTTCGGTGGGGAGGTCGGCGACCTGGTCGAGGTCGAGCACATCCACGAACCACAGATGCTGGTTTCCCCTTGTGCCCCACCCGAGGTCCGGAAGCTTGCCGACGGTGGTCGCGATGGTTTCGAGTTCACCGCTGGCGGCGTGCACGGCACGCCAGGACTCCTCACACCCGGCGGCGAGTGCTTGTGCGGGCTCGCTGATGCCCCCGAGCTGGTCGACGGCGGTCGCCAGGCGGGCGGCGGTAGTGGTGAACCGCTCGTCGAGCTGGCGATGGATCTCGTCGAGGTTGGCTCGGAACGCGCCAAGGGTGCGGGCGGCGATCCGGTCGGAGACGCCGAGCGCACGCGGCCGTAGACGGTTTGGTCGACTTCGCGGAACGCGGTGTCGTGCACGCGTCCGGCGAGCTGGTCGGGTCGGATGGTCCCGCCGTGGACTTCGGCGAGAAGCGCGTCCACATCGGAGGGTGACTTCACGGGGACGGTGCCGAGTGCGTCATTCATGGCGAGCGCGTCACCGAGCCCGTCGAGCCGGTCGAGGTTGATCTCGGCGTTTCGGAAGGCTCGGACGAGTAGGTCGGCGGTCATTTCGCGTTCGTTGGGGAACATGGGTCAGTTCTCCTTGATCTGTCGGCGGATCTGGTCGAGTACGTCGCCGAACTGTTGGGCTTCGGAGCGGGGATCTCCGTCGTCGGGTGGTCGCGGCTCCGAATCGTCGAGGAGTCCGTTTCGGTGAAGCGTGCCAAGGAGCGACTCGGCGAACGCTTCGGATGCGGGGTCACGGTTGCGGCGGCGGTTGGCGTCGCGGCGTTCACGGACGAGCCGGTCGAGCTCACGACGGTCGATCTGCATCGCGGCTCCTGGCTTCGTCGAGGGCGGCGCGGATGTCGTCGGCGGCCTGGCGGCGCTGGTGTTGCTCGTCGGTCGGTTCGGGCTCGCCGTCGAAGCGGCGGCGGAGCTCGGCGGCGAGGTCTGGTTTCGTTCCGACGGCGTCGGCGATCATCCGGCCGAATTCGGTCTCGGGCGTCTCTTGTGGATCGGTCATCGGCGATACCTCCTTGGTACTGGTCGCCATCCGCGTTCGGTGTCGCGGGCGCTGGCAGGTACAAGCCGTGTGGGCCATCCAGCGCGGCTGGTGTGGACAGACGGCCGAGAAACGGCCGGCGGTGATCTGGTGTCTGTTGTGGACTGACGGCTTTCCGTTGTCATCGGGATACACCTCCTGTGTGGACGGTTAGGCGGCGTGGCGATCGGGGGCATGGTCGGCGCACAGTCGCTTGCTGCCGGAGATAGCCGACGGGGTCGCACCGTACTGATCACAGCCGGGATCTTCGGTTACGGAACGCAACCGGACTGATGACGCTTGCGGACTCGCGGAGGGGACAAGGTGACAAGATGACGAAGATGACGCCTCTAAGGCGGAACGTGTCACCTTGTCATCTTCACAGTTCACAGCGTTTTCTCGGTTGTCATCTTGAATCCGGGTGTCATCTTGCTCGGCGGTGGGCGAGTATGACCACAACCACGCTGTGTCACCTTTGCGGGTGGTAACGCCTGCTTTGGCGCGGGCGCGTTGGATTATGTGTCGACGGAACCCGTCGCGTTCGGCTGCCTTGAGTACCTCGCCCGCTTCGGCTTCGCCGCCCCGGTTCCCGGCGGTGAGGTAGGCGCGGAGCCACTCGACCGCCTCGGACTTCTCCGAGCGTTCCTCTGAGGTTTCCGGGGCGTGGTTGAGTAGTTCGCCGATGGTCTGCGTGGTGTCGCCAAGCGGGACGAATCGGCCGACGTCGGTCGGGCCTTCCGGAGTGTCCACAACGGCCGGTTCGATCCGGTAGAGGATGCTGGTCAACCCCTGCGGGGCGATGTTGGTTTTGATCAGCGACAGCACGCACGTTCCGTCGTCGGCATCGGTGTCGTGAGCGAATCCGATTGCCGAACGCACGACCTGTCCGAATTCGGCGGACCCGGAGATCATGTGCAGCGGGTCGGCGCCTCCGGCCTTGCGGAAAGGCGGGCGCTTGCTCAAGGCGCCCGCCTCTTCCGCAACGCCGGCGGCGTAGGCGGCTCGTCAATGGTGTCCGTCCACTTGGCCAGATCCTCAGCGCGGACCCGCTGAATGTAGTTCCGGGTCGTCTTCGGGTTGGCGTGCCCGGCCAACGCCTGCAAGTGCTGAAGCGGCGCGCCCGCGTCGGACAGCGTCGTCAGCAGCGTCCGCCGCATGTCATGCCACACGGCGTCAGGAACGCCCGCCACCACCCGCGCCCGGTCGAACGCGTTCCGCATGTTCCGGATGCCGACCGGCTCGCCGTCGGCGTCGGCGAACACCCACACCTGCCCGTCGCGGACGTTGTTACGGAAGTGGTGATCCAGTGCCGCCGTCAGCCGCAGCGTCAACGGGAGCTCGATCCCGGCCCGGTGGCCCTTCGCGTGCTCGCGCCACACGCCGTCAGGATCGAACGAGCCGACCAACCGGATCTGTCGGCGGACGAGGTTCACGTCCTGCACCCGCAGCCCGGCAACCTCGGAGATCCGTAGTCCCGTGTCACGAGAGACCAGGATCGCCACCCACAACCGGTACGGCATGGCGCACGTCAGCAGCCCGATCGTGTCGTCTTCGAGTAGTTCCCGCTGGCGGTGCACCTCGGTCGGCAACGGGATCTGCCAGTCCACGGAGCGGACCGACGTGTACCCCTCCCGACCCGCCTGGTCCACGATGTGGCCAAGCACGGTCACCCGCGCCTCACAGGTCGAGTGCTTCAACCCGGCCCGGTTGCACGCGGCGACCATCCCCCGAACCGCTTGCTCGTCGATCTGATCGACACGGATGCGGTCGCCGAAGTGCTTCACCACCTGACGAGCAACCGAGTGGTACGTCTTGCGGGTCGACGGGCGCACGTGCGGAAGCGCGTCGATCGCCTCGTGCGCGTACTCCGCGAGCGTCGGCGCGCCGGAGACCGGCGAGACGTCCGGGTCGCCGCTGTAGATGCGAACGAGCTCCCGCACCGCCTTACGGGCGGCGGCGAGCGCTTCGTCTTCGCCGGGGAACGATCCGGCGCGTTCCTTGCGGCCCGTGATCGGGTGCCGGTACCGGCCGGAGTAGTTGCCGGAGGGAAGTTCCTCGGCCCACACCTGCTTACTCATCGCTGAACCTCTCTCGTAAGGTTCAGCGCCATGCACGACCAGAGGGGCACGCTAGCCCGCGTGGGACGGCCGCGTCGAGCACGGAAGACGATCTCATGGGGCAATCCGTGGGGCACGTCCCACGTATCACCGGCATCCGTGCAGGTCACGACCGGTCCCAACGCGGACCTGCGAAAAGCGCCCTTCACTTCAAAGCGCGCCGCCGTTTGCTGTGCAAACGCTTTCTGTGCTGGTCACAGGGGGTCTGTAGGCCCTGCTTAGGCTAGCGCTCGGCCGGTGGTTGATCGGTATCTATTTGTGCTGGTAAGGGCTTTGCCCCTGCGTTTATGCTACCCGGCTGCTACACGCAAGATCACAAACATTGCGGCTCTGATCAGCGAGAACCCCCGGCGCGGGGCGCGCGCCGGGGGTTCAGCAGCGGAGGGTATCGAAGCGGACGCCGACACTGGTCGATCAGCGTCAGTCAGTTCCGGGGGTGACCGTGAGCGTGGCCAGTATCTCGTCGCGCTTGTTGATGTAGTCGTAGCCCTCGACAGGGACTGGATACATGGCGAGCAAGTCGGCCAAAGCGTCCCGCTCATCCTGAGTAACTGGGACGTTCCGTTTGACCAGTACCGCGCACATGATGTCCACCATCTCGTTCCACTCGCCGCCCTTGCCGGATTCCCGGCACATTCTCAGTTGATCGGGCGGAAAGCGATCCGCCAGCCGTTCGAGTAGCGACTGTGAGTCTCGGCTCAGCTTAACCAGGTCCATTGTTCGTTATCGCCTTTTTGGCTCAGTTGGAATGGGATTGCCGTGCACGTCGTTCTGGATGACTCCCTCGCCCCCAACAGGATGCGCGGTACGTACCTGCCCAGACTTGTCCACAACCACTCTGATGTCCACGCCGTCTCTAGTGCCTTCAACTCGCCAGCGACCGTTCTCCTGAAGTTCAGGCGGGCGATCCGGATTTTTTGCCACGTCCTCAATCGAGTTGATGATTTGGTCATCGTCCCAAGCCTTGGGGAATTCCATCTTGTTCGGCAGGCCCGTACCTGCGACATGCCCCCCACCACCGAGGCCGTCGCCGTCAAGGATGTAGTTTCGGCGCGGTTCCGCGCTGACGTCTGCCAGGTTCGGCTTCTCGCCCGCGACGTTGTCCCAGGCAGGGCATGGAACGGATGATCGCGTTCTGTCAGGTCGGGCGGTCGGCCCTCGCGGCGGGGTACTTGGTGTTGGGCTCGTCGCAACGCGGGGCTGGTATTGCTTGATCTGTTCGGTACAGCGGTGCAGGACCTGTTGGGCGTGGGTGAGCTGGTCGCCGCTTTTTTTGTGGTACGCAAGGGCTTGTTGCGCCTCGTCGTCGTTGGTGCTGTCGAGCACCGAGAGATCGATGACGCTCTCCTCCAGGGCGGCCTGCGCCGTGCTGAGCTGTTCTGTTGCTTCGGCGAGCTTGCCCAGCACGAAGCTCAGTGCCTTGTCTACGTCCTCTACGGCAGACATGGACGTGATCGTGCCCGAGACCCCCGATGCCGACGCGCTCCTTTACGCCCAGACGCGCGTTTCGTTGCGGAGTTCCTTGTTTCGTAGCGCTTCGTCGAGGTCGATGTTCCGTCGGTTGGCGATCGCGCACACGTAGATCAGGATGTCCGCCAGTTCTTCGTCGACGGTCCCGGTGATCGACGTGTGGTCGATCGGGAGGTTTTCCGTGTTTCGGATGGCCTTGAACAGCTCGCGATGCGGGCTGCTGGGTCAGCCCAGCCTGAGCGCATCGGTGATCGCCCCGGCGGGTACCGCGATGGCCTTTCGCTGCTGCGATGTCGTGCGCCCTCATGCAAATGTCGCAGCCGATTCGTCGGTGGGCGATTCGGGCTCGGGCATCGCGGGCCTCCTTCATATGCACAGGTCACGTGTGGGGCGGCGGGTAGGGGTGCTTCTGGCGTTCGGCTTTCGCTTCGGCCCGCTTGGTGAGGTACTGGCCGGTCGCCTCGCGGACCTTGCCCCGCACGACCGGGGGGTTGGCGGTGTTCGAGCGCGCGTAACTGCTGGGCGAGCGTGCCGCTGCCGGGCGGCTGGGGCATCAGATCACGCCGCGCCAGCCCGCGAGGCGTGCACCCACCGCTGATCGCCCGGATAGGCGCCGGCCTCGCAGAGCTACCCGGCACTGCATCCGGGCCGAACAGCGCGCGCATCCCGCCTCGTGCCACCAGGCTGTCCGCCGCCGTTGAGCGTGCCGATATGGAGCGGGGTGCGCGCTCACACCGTGATCGATTCGATTACCCCCTGACGCGCGGGCCGTTGCTCTGTGTGAGCTTGCTGTTCTCGTGATACGCAGCGTGCATGTCTACGGATATCGGCTGCGAAACGTTGCCGCTGACGGCTGCCCAGACGGGTGTGTGGTTCGCCCAGGAGTTCGATCCGGCCAACCCGATCTACCGGGCCGCGGAGGCGCTGGAGATCGACGGCCCGGTGGATGCCGCGCTGCTCGAGGTCGCATTGCGCCAGGCCATTGACGAGGCGGGAGCACTGCGGGCCCGATTCGGTGACGACGGCCACGGGCGGATTTGGCAGGCGATCGAACCGTTGCCGGACTGGAAGCTGCCGGTGGTCGATCTGCGCGGGGCTGCCGATCCAGTTGCGGCGGCCGAGGAGTGGATGTGGGCCGATCTGGGCAGGCCGGCGGATCTCCGCCGCTCGCCGCTGTTCTCGTTCGCCTTGCTGCGGACGGGGCAGCAGCGGTTCACCGTCTACCTCGGACTGCACCACATCATCTTGGACGGCTTCGGCCTCTCGCTGTTCATCCAGCGGGTCGCGGAACTCTACACGGCGGCCGAGGAGAGGCGTCCCGCTCCGCCGTGCCCGTTCGGCTCCCTGTCGCAGATCCTGACCGATGAGGCCGAATACGAGGCATCTGAGCGCTTCGCCCGCGATCAGCAGTACTGGACGGAACAACTGGCCGACTGGCCTGCGTCGCGCGGGTCGCAGCGACCGTCGTCGATCGTGCCGCACACCTTCCTCCGCGAGACCGGTTACGTGACCCCGGCGGACACCGAAGCCCTGCGGGCGCTGGCGCGGCAGGCGCGCACGAGCCTGCCATCGGTCGCGATGTCCGCGCTGGCGCTGTACGTGCATCGGTTGGCGGGAAACGACGAGGTCACGCTGGACATGACGGTGAACGGCCGGGCGGGCAGCGTCGCGCGCGGCGTGCCGTCGATGGTGGCCAACGTGCTGCCGCTGCGCACCCGGATGACGCCGTCGACCACCGTGGCGGAGCTGGTGCGCACCACCGCGAACAGCGCAAAGAACCTGCTGCGCCACCAGCGCTACTCCTCGACGCGCCTGGTGCGCGATCTGAGGATCGCCCATCACCGCGGCGGATACCTCGGCGACTGGGGCATCAACGTCATGACCCACGACGTCCAGCTCCGGTTCGGCCGCCACCCCGCAGTGCTGCGCAACCTCTCGAACGGCCCGGTGACCGGCCTCGGCGTCAACGTCTACGACAGGCCCGCCGATGGATCACTGCGGATCGACTTCAACTCGGATCCGGCCAAGTACGACGCGGCGACCACGGCGGCGCACCACCGCCGTTTCCTCGCGCTGTTGCACGCACTGGCGACCGCAGACCCCGAGCAGCAGGTGGGCACGATCGACATGCTGTCCGCGGATGAGCGCGAACTGGTTCTGAACACGTGGAACGACACCGGGCGGGAGACGCCGGCCACGACGTTGCCGGAACTGTTCGAGGCCCGAGTTCGCGCGGCGCCCGATGCCACCGCGCTGGTCTGCGGCTCGACGACGTTGTCCGCCGCCGAACTCAACACCCGAGCCAATCGCCTGGCGCACCTGTTGATCGCACGTGGCGCCGGTCCGGAAACGCGCATCGCGCTGGCGTTGCCGCGCACTGCCGACTACATCGTCGCGGTGCTGGCGGTGCTCAAGGCCGGCGCGGTGTGCGTGCCGCTCGACGCGAGCCATCCACCCGCCCGCATCGAGGCGCTGCTCTCGGACACCCGGCCGCTCCACGTGCTCACCACCGCGACGACCAGCGCGACTCTTCCGGTCGAGCAGCCGCTCCTGGTGCTCGACGACGTCGGCATCGACCGGCATCCCGGCACCGATCCGACCGGCACCCACCGGCCGGACCACGCGGCGTACGTCAGCTTCACCTCCGGCTCGACGGGCAGGCCGAAGGGAGTGGTCGTCGAGCACCGCCACCTTGCCAACCTTTTCCACGACCACCAGCGCGAGCTGATCGCGCCGGCCGGGCGGCGACTGCGTGCGGCGTTGACCGCGTCATTCTCGTTCGACACCGCATGGGAGGGCCTGCTGTTCCTGGCCGCGGGGCAGGAGGTCCACCTCGTCGAGGACGCGGTGCGGCTCGCCCCGGCCGCACTCGTGCGCTACTTCTCCCGGCACCGGATCGACTTCGCCGACCTCAC
This genomic interval carries:
- a CDS encoding non-ribosomal peptide synthetase — translated: MSTDIGCETLPLTAAQTGVWFAQEFDPANPIYRAAEALEIDGPVDAALLEVALRQAIDEAGALRARFGDDGHGRIWQAIEPLPDWKLPVVDLRGAADPVAAAEEWMWADLGRPADLRRSPLFSFALLRTGQQRFTVYLGLHHIILDGFGLSLFIQRVAELYTAAEERRPAPPCPFGSLSQILTDEAEYEASERFARDQQYWTEQLADWPASRGSQRPSSIVPHTFLRETGYVTPADTEALRALARQARTSLPSVAMSALALYVHRLAGNDEVTLDMTVNGRAGSVARGVPSMVANVLPLRTRMTPSTTVAELVRTTANSAKNLLRHQRYSSTRLVRDLRIAHHRGGYLGDWGINVMTHDVQLRFGRHPAVLRNLSNGPVTGLGVNVYDRPADGSLRIDFNSDPAKYDAATTAAHHRRFLALLHALATADPEQQVGTIDMLSADERELVLNTWNDTGRETPATTLPELFEARVRAAPDATALVCGSTTLSAAELNTRANRLAHLLIARGAGPETRIALALPRTADYIVAVLAVLKAGAVCVPLDASHPPARIEALLSDTRPLHVLTTATTSATLPVEQPLLVLDDVGIDRHPGTDPTGTHRPDHAAYVSFTSGSTGRPKGVVVEHRHLANLFHDHQRELIAPAGRRLRAALTASFSFDTAWEGLLFLAAGQEVHLVEDAVRLAPAALVRYFSRHRIDFADLTPSFLRLLLAEGLLSGPEKFPWLLMVGGEAVDPALWSTLRDCPGVEAWNYYGPTESTVDAVYCRIEGDRPVIGRPGHNVRAYVLDRAMRPQPPLVPGELYLAGEQVAREYLGQETLTAQSFLPDPFGPPGARMYRTGDVARWTENGVLEYLGRTDEQVKIRGVRIEPREIEAVLTAHPRAAEAVVTTTTSAEPELIAYVVPGPGPVDTAELRSWTAKRLPTSMVPASFVLLDELPLTVHGKLDHSALPAAENRAGRAARTPREEQLCALFAEVLGVGEVTIDDDFFELGGQSLLAAELVTRLRADLGAEVPLGVVYEAPTVADLVRVLERETSSNAFEALLPLRASGSRPPLFCVHPVGGLSWCYAGLPRHLPEDVPVYGLQSSGLTGNGELPSSFREMIDGYVRQIRSVQQAGPYHLLGWSLGGALAHAIATRLQADGERVALLALLDARPVDPQAQRAAPKREDVRSMLLQAAGPPAEAEVHPALGEKHLAALTTVLINAAGLLPTYTESTFDGDLLYFRATQADHVSDGGEWRSRITGEVISHDIACTHHTITQAEPMAVIGRLIADHLQWQPAAAATSR